The following proteins come from a genomic window of Streptococcus hyointestinalis:
- a CDS encoding restriction endonuclease subunit S — translation MRYKTLSEVGSYVSEKINVSKLRLENYISTENMISNRGGISLATKLPSVKTTTAFQKGDILISNIRPYFKKIWLADKSGGCSNDVLVIRSDSNFSNRFLYYVLSSDTFFDYAVSTSKGTKMPRGDKSSIMKYTVPLFSLEEQELISDILKSYDEKIQLNKQINHHLAA, via the coding sequence TTGAGATATAAGACATTGTCAGAAGTCGGTAGCTATGTCTCTGAAAAAATCAATGTGAGTAAGTTAAGGCTGGAGAACTATATTTCTACCGAGAATATGATCTCTAATCGTGGTGGAATTAGTTTGGCAACAAAACTTCCAAGTGTAAAAACTACAACTGCATTTCAAAAGGGAGATATTCTAATTTCCAATATTCGCCCTTACTTTAAGAAAATTTGGCTAGCAGACAAATCTGGAGGGTGTTCTAATGATGTTTTAGTAATCAGGTCGGACAGTAACTTTTCCAACCGTTTTCTATATTATGTGCTATCAAGTGATACATTTTTTGATTATGCAGTATCAACTTCTAAGGGGACGAAGATGCCCCGTGGAGATAAGAGTTCAATTATGAAATATACAGTTCCTCTATTTTCCTTAGAGGAGCAAGAGTTGATTTCAGATATATTGAAGTCCTATGACGAGAAAATTCAACTTAATAAACAGATAAATCATCATTTAGCGGCTTAA
- a CDS encoding restriction endonuclease subunit S: MLEDNELYKSTFSEIGEIVGGGTPSKKVDDYWNGDIPWLSPKDLSLNPAMFTGRGQNSITELGYKKSSAKLMPRNSILFSSRAPIGYITIAENDISTNQGFKSIIPKPEYPYTFVYELLKQETPSLESSASGSTFKEVSGTHLRNHEIQIPSHSAIIKFHESVKPLFKTINLNEKEIQKLIEVRDLLLPTLMSGEISVSD; this comes from the coding sequence TTGCTTGAAGATAATGAATTATATAAGTCGACCTTTTCAGAAATTGGTGAAATAGTGGGCGGTGGTACGCCATCTAAAAAGGTAGATGATTACTGGAATGGTGATATCCCATGGCTTTCTCCAAAAGATTTATCATTAAATCCTGCTATGTTTACAGGTAGAGGTCAAAATTCAATCACTGAGCTTGGCTATAAGAAGAGCAGTGCTAAGTTAATGCCTCGGAATTCAATACTTTTCAGTTCCCGCGCTCCAATTGGTTATATCACCATAGCAGAAAATGATATTTCAACTAACCAAGGTTTTAAGTCAATCATTCCCAAACCTGAATACCCATATACTTTCGTGTATGAACTCTTGAAACAGGAAACTCCTTCCCTCGAGAGTAGTGCTTCAGGTTCTACATTTAAAGAGGTATCTGGAACTCATTTGAGGAACCATGAGATTCAAATTCCGTCCCATTCAGCAATAATTAAGTTTCATGAGTCAGTTAAGCCACTATTCAAGACAATTAATTTGAATGAGAAAGAGATTCAAAAGCTAATCGAAGTGCGCGATCTTTTACTACCAACGCTTATGTCAGGCGAAATATCAGTCTCTGATTAA